In Chthoniobacterales bacterium, a single window of DNA contains:
- a CDS encoding OB-fold nucleic acid binding domain-containing protein, which translates to MIRPFLLAAVLLGSASILRAEDAPAALAGTPPVVQAASKDEVMALAGKVATVMGKITRVGSTTAGGITFLNFAGPANGFVAVVYKSNYAGFPDGFDKYKGQTVRVTGKVVIYKETTPQIVLREAKELEVVAAAEAAPSPEASATPEAPAKPEASATPMGGLISPVN; encoded by the coding sequence ATGATTCGCCCGTTCCTCCTCGCCGCTGTCCTCCTGGGTTCCGCCTCGATTCTCCGCGCCGAAGACGCCCCGGCGGCGCTGGCCGGGACACCTCCGGTCGTGCAGGCCGCGAGCAAGGATGAGGTGATGGCGCTGGCCGGCAAGGTGGCGACGGTGATGGGCAAGATCACGCGCGTGGGCAGCACGACCGCGGGAGGCATCACGTTCCTGAATTTTGCGGGACCGGCGAATGGCTTCGTGGCTGTCGTCTACAAGTCGAACTACGCCGGGTTCCCCGACGGCTTCGACAAATACAAGGGCCAGACCGTGCGCGTGACCGGCAAGGTCGTTATCTACAAGGAGACGACGCCGCAGATCGTCCTCAGGGAGGCGAAGGAACTCGAGGTCGTCGCAGCTGCGGAGGCCGCGCCTTCGCCGGAAGCTTCGGCGACCCCTGAAGCCCCGGCGAAACCGGAAGCTTCGGCCACGCCGATGGGCGGCCTCATCAGCCCGGTGAATTAA
- a CDS encoding adenylate/guanylate cyclase domain-containing protein, translating to MRAKLKIHPPGGEPFEVEIANTATIGRSRDNTVSLHFSPHVSRQHAIIRCHNAYEYQIMDLGSRNGTFVDGRRVITPITLRHGSVIRITTNELHFEQIEDAAHDSGYDVTLVGTDTGMEEACDVAIMVCDLRGFSTMSEQLPEETLARTLGEWFRTAGNLVQQSNGTIDKFIGDAILAYWVCTGEPGEDTRAALSVGRKLLELADGMRWPLDGAPPFRIAVALHHGTVTCGNIGLVAQRDATIIGDAVNTAFRIEGIMKPLGQALVLSNDFLAQLAEPAESYLDLGTHELKGKKEHVRLYGLR from the coding sequence ATGCGTGCGAAGTTGAAAATCCATCCGCCGGGCGGCGAGCCCTTCGAAGTCGAGATCGCGAATACCGCGACCATCGGCCGCAGCCGGGACAACACCGTCTCGCTGCACTTCAGCCCCCACGTTTCCCGCCAGCACGCCATCATCCGCTGCCACAACGCCTACGAGTATCAGATCATGGATCTCGGCAGCCGGAACGGCACGTTCGTCGACGGACGCCGCGTCATCACACCGATCACGCTCCGGCACGGCTCCGTCATTCGTATCACGACGAACGAACTGCATTTCGAGCAGATCGAGGACGCCGCGCACGACAGCGGCTACGACGTCACCCTCGTCGGCACCGACACCGGCATGGAGGAGGCCTGCGACGTCGCCATCATGGTGTGCGACCTCCGCGGCTTCTCGACGATGAGCGAGCAACTGCCCGAGGAGACCCTCGCCCGCACGCTTGGCGAATGGTTCCGCACCGCCGGGAACCTTGTGCAGCAAAGCAATGGCACCATCGACAAGTTCATCGGCGACGCCATCCTCGCCTACTGGGTGTGCACCGGTGAACCCGGCGAAGACACCCGCGCCGCCCTCTCCGTCGGACGCAAACTTCTCGAACTCGCCGACGGCATGCGCTGGCCGCTGGATGGCGCGCCGCCCTTCCGCATCGCCGTCGCCTTGCACCATGGCACGGTCACCTGCGGAAACATCGGCCTCGTTGCGCAGCGCGACGCCACGATCATCGGCGATGCCGTGAATACCGCCTTCCGCATCGAAGGCATCATGAAGCCGCTCGGTCAGGCCCTCGTGCTCTCGAACGACTTCCTCGCGCAGCTCGCCGAGCCCGCCGAGAGTTACCTCGACCTTGGCACGCACGAGCTCAAGGGCAAGAAGGAGCACGTGCGGCTCTACGGCCTCAGGTAG